A genomic window from Elaeis guineensis isolate ETL-2024a chromosome 3, EG11, whole genome shotgun sequence includes:
- the LOC109504768 gene encoding uncharacterized protein encodes MVFLEPSGLASTPPLSHDHILPVSTTTFLSIVTDVGPPFLSPSGFAASLEDWGAECLPTFHTGSGKSVTVRQSSMRKASAVLETEGMNKVSEDGGSDGAFLIFRTGSGKSVMVSQSSIRKAAAVLEEGWFAR; translated from the exons ctCGAGCCCTCTGGGTTGGCATCTACTCCTCCCTTGTCTCACGACCACATCCTACCTGTCTCCACCACCACCTTCCTCTCCATCGTCACCGACGTCGGCCCTCCCTTCCTATCTCCCTCAG gattTGCAGCAAGTTTAGAGGATTGGGGTGCTGAGTGCCTTCCAACATTTCATACTGGTTCTGGGAAGTCAGTTACAGTAAGACAGTCTTCTATGAGGAAAGCATCAGCTGTTCTTGAAACAGAGGGTATGAATAAAG TTTCGGAGGATGGTGGCAGTGACGGGGCTTTTCTAATATTTCGTACTGGATCGGGAAAGTCAGTTATGGTGAGTCAGTCTTCAATCAGGAAGGCAGCCGCTGTTCTTGAAGAAGG TTGGTTTGCAAGATGA